A window from Fragaria vesca subsp. vesca linkage group LG5, FraVesHawaii_1.0, whole genome shotgun sequence encodes these proteins:
- the LOC101314664 gene encoding GTP-binding protein YPTM2-like, which translates to MNPEYDYLFKLLLIGDSGVGKSCLLLRFADDSYLDSYISTIGVDFKIRTVEQDGKTIKLQIWDTAGQERFRTITSSYYRGAHGIIVVYDVTDQESFNNVKQWLNEIDRYASENVNKLLVGNKCDLTANKVVSTETAKAFADEIGIPFMETSAKNSTNVEQAFMAMAAEIKNRMASQPMNNARPPTVQIRGQPVNQKSGCCSS; encoded by the exons TGACTACCTGTTTAAGCTTTTGCTGATTGGTGATTCTGGTGTCGGCAAGTCTTGTTTACTTCTGCGGTTCGCT GATGATTCTTACTTGGATAGCTACATCAGCACAATTGGAGTTGACTTT AAAATCCGCACTGTGGAGCAGGATGGAAAGACTATCAAACTTCAAATT TGGGACACAGCTGGCCAAGAACGTTTCAGGACGATTACTAGCAGCTACTACCGTGGTGCTCATGGTATCATT GTTGTTTATGATGTCACAGACCAAGAGAGCTTCAACAATGTGAAACAATGGTTGAATGAAATTGACCGTTATGCAAGTGAAAATGTGAACAAACTTCTAGTTGGAAACAAGTGTGATCTTACAGCAAATAAAGTTGTGTCCACTGAGACAGCCAAG GCATTTGCAGATGAAATTGGAATCCCTTTCATGGAAACCAGTGCCAAGAATTCCACCAATGTTGAGCAGGCCTTCATGGCTATGGCTGCTGAGATTAAGAACAG GATGGCAAGCCAACCGATGAACAATGCCAGGCCTCCAACAGTGCAGATTCGTGGACAGCCTGTGAACCAAAAGTCTGGTTGCTGCTCTTCTTAA
- the LOC101300156 gene encoding uncharacterized protein LOC101300156, with the protein METFNPTGVSMLLTIDTTRNRVLFAETSKEAVDFLFTLLSLPVATVISLLSGDGMVGCIGNLYESVQDLGDTHLEPNFNKDMLLKPKATVVGADILGVNNNVCKSCSCHFPGSVCPLCECAVSTTAASTGEAPCSNGGYVKGGVVFVIMDNLVVKPMSTVSILDVLKELNVMEVDALEQKLVSLGKEEGLKLVKASLESNAVLSSAFLGLEAEIQGEYVALSEFIGLNRVEQADVFDENWKNEEKKWNKYGKYKALKKLRNTRTRRC; encoded by the exons ATGGAAACTTTTAACCCTACTGGTGTTAGTATGTTGCTCACAATTGACACTACGCGCAACAGAGTTCTATTCGCCGAAACTAGCAAGGAAGCTGTCGATTTTCTTTTCACTCTTCTATCTTTGCCTGTTGCCACAGTCATTAGCCTCCTCTCTGGGGATGGTATGGTTGGTTGCATCGGAAATCTGTATGAGAGCGTTCAAGATCTCGGAGACACACACTTGGAACCCAACTTTAACAAGGACATGCTGCTGAAACCCAAAGCAACAGTTGTTGGTGCCGATATCCTTGGCGTAAACAACAATGTCTGTAAGTCTTGCAGCTGCCATTTCCCTGGATCTGTTTGTCCATTATGCGAATGCGCCGTGTCTACGACAGCTGCATCTACTGGAGAAGCGCCCTGCAGCAATGGAGGGTACGTCAAAGGTGGTGTTGTATTCGTGATTATGGATAACTTGGTAGTGAAGCCTATGTCTACCGTATCAATTCTAGATGTGCTTAAAGAGCTGAATGTTATGGAGGTTGACGCCCTTGAACAGAAGTTGGTTAGTCTTGGCAAGGAAGAG GGGCTGAAGTTGGTGAAGGCATCTTTGGAGTCGAATGCAGTTCTTAGCAGTGCATTCCTTG GTTTGGAAGCTGAAATCCAGGGTGAATATGTTGCTCTTTCAGAATTCATTGGGTTAAATAGG GTAGAACAAGCAGATGTGTTCGATGAGAATTGGAAAAATGAAGAGAAAAAATGGAACAAATATGGCAAGTATAAAGCACTGAAGAAACTAAGAAACACAAGAACAAGGAGATGTTGA